The segment AGGGTGAGGAGGGCGAAGTGTGCGGCTGGCGAGCGGTTCATGGCGGGATCTCCGGGCGAGTCGACGTCTCCGGGGGGAGCGCGCGGGTGGGTTGCGTCTGGAGATGAGTGTGCCGAAGAGATGGTCTGAATAAAATTTGAATGTTTTTGATGGGTTGTTCAGGTATTCTTTATGATGCTGACGTTGAAGAAAGCTGAGATGGAGGTGAGGGCGTGGCGGAGCAGCAGCGAGGGGCGTGGGCGGGGGTGAGTCTGGAGGCGATCTGGAACTGGTTGCCGGCGTTTCGGGCCGTGGCCGAGGCGGAGCATTTGCCGACGGCGGCAGCGCGCTTGCACGTGAGCTCGCCGGCGCTCTCGCGGACGGTGCGGCTTTTGGAGGAGCACCTGGAGGTGGAGCTCTTTAACCGGGTGGGGCGGAGGCTTGTGCTCAACACCGCCGGGGAGCAGCTGCTGGCGGCGGTGCAGGAGGCGATGGGCGGGTTGGGGAGGGTGGTGGAAGAGGTGCAGGTTGAGGGGGTAGGGGGGAGGTTGAGGGTGGGGTCGCTGGGGGTGCTGACGAACTCGTTTGTGCTGCCGGCGGCGCTGGCGTTGTGCGAGCGGCATCCGCAGCTTTTGCCGATGCTGGAGAACCATCGGCCACGAGATGCCAACGAGAAGCTCTGGCGAGGGGAGTTGGATGTGGCGTTTTATTACGAGGGGCTGAGCGCACCGGGGGTGGAGGTGGAGGAGCTGGGGCGGATCGGGGCGTCGGTGTACTGCGGGAAGGGACATCCGCTCTTTGAGCGGGCGGCGGAGGTGG is part of the Lujinxingia vulgaris genome and harbors:
- a CDS encoding LysR family transcriptional regulator; the protein is MAEQQRGAWAGVSLEAIWNWLPAFRAVAEAEHLPTAAARLHVSSPALSRTVRLLEEHLEVELFNRVGRRLVLNTAGEQLLAAVQEAMGGLGRVVEEVQVEGVGGRLRVGSLGVLTNSFVLPAALALCERHPQLLPMLENHRPRDANEKLWRGELDVAFYYEGLSAPGVEVEELGRIGASVYCGKGHPLFERAAEVGEEEVLCWPFSVPQVGDSGQVMDGWPVDVSRRVGMQITLLTTNVEVCRSGRFVTVLPDVAARPWVERGEVRRVGFEGLEGIRVFGAVREQEVGRSGAREMLEEVGRRVREDLLVRE